From one Mya arenaria isolate MELC-2E11 chromosome 4, ASM2691426v1 genomic stretch:
- the LOC128230242 gene encoding coiled-coil domain-containing protein 86-like: MEQLKNIPKGKPKSGRVWKRSKTRFSGMTIDKNLKTSWAKKMAIKAEKKSVLEFQRRLKEEKNKKHEEKRVRSDENKKRRLENERKAEIVQPIKNTAKIKRMKKKQLRQIQKR, from the exons ATGGAACAGCTTAAGAACATACCAAAAGGAAAACCGAAGTCTGGTCGGGTGTGGAAACGAAGTAAAACTAG ATTCTCAGGGATGACAATTGACAAGAATCTAAAGACGTCATGGGCAAAAAAGATGGCAATAAAAGCGGAGAAGAAATCGGTGCTGGAGTTCCAGAGACGACTGAAAGAAGAAAAGAACAAGAAACATGAG GAAAAGCGTGTTAGATCAgatgaaaacaagaaaagaagACTGGAAAATGAACGAAAGGCTGAAATAGTTCAACCA ATCAAGAACACAGCAAAGATAAAGAGGATGAAAAAGAAGCAGTTGCGACAGATCCAGAAGAGATGA